AAAGAGCGAAGGTAGCGGTCGATAATTGCGGAAGTGACCTGCCGGtggggctttttttttttttctatttttttccctattattttctctctttcccAATTTTTCaacgacaaaaaaaaaaaaaaaaaaatagtttatttggttaaaaggatTAATGAAAACTAATTTTGAAAGTTTAATCCTtcacccattttttattttattttaataaaattattcttttttgtaaaaataattattacttttaaaatatatatgtaaatatttgaaataatcaaGGAAATAtatgacaaaaatgaaaaaaaaatataaaaaagattaaatttataaatatgagaattattttattattttttaaccaattaattcttacaaaataagtaaaaaatataatttttatatcattgaaattgtttattatttataaaattatattcatcATCTTCCCATTagatgttaaataaaaaattatgaaatttatttaatgaaaatggtTTGAAGCTACCTCTCATTTACATTTTAAATGTGAggataatgataaaataatgaaaaatactTGGTTTAAGTGTTTAACTGGCCCATCAAATAATGGTTTGAAGCTACATTTTGAACTTGTGTTTATTTAGTATACAACTTTTCTATGGACTAAATTGGGTCAGGCCCGTATAAAGGGTGGGCTCAGGCCAGGGTTATTTAACCACCCgtatattatttacattattctATAAATCGGGCCTCATTTGGGCCTTTGTTGGGCCAGATACAGGGctaaatttttttctccattggTTGTGCAAGATTTAAGCAAGAGCCTTTTAACTACTAAATGAAAGATAAAAtaagaagagaaagagagaaatgaaataaattgtaTTCAATTTGACTGTTCGAATTACAATTCTTGTGGAAATGTGGGTAGCCCACGAATTTAattgcattttaaaaattatttttattaaaatcaatgataattttaataaaatttgaatttaaaaattattaatctttAAACCCTACTCTGTAGACTatgtttagttttcaaaaaaattaagataaaaggccagaaaaagaaattgaaaaaaaaattaaggaaaattttaaaaaaaaaatagatttaaaatcaataaataaaactcaTCTCTCTTATGTTAActctttattaaataattttaaaatatataaatttttaactaattttaattttatatatatatatatatatatacatttttcatagtaaattccttaacattttttttaccttctttAATTCCTAAAATGAAACTATGTTAAGAATAGTATCTATCTAAATATTTATGGGCTTAAACGTGGTTCTCTTGGGGTTTTGCTTAGGGCCACTAAACGTAATGCCCGATAAGCACATTCACAAGCCCAAATGTAATCCCATCTTCTTATATTCAAGCTTGGGGCAATATCAACCTACATTGGTTCAAAGTTACAACTCTTACAATTAGGGTTGCTAATGGAATGGGTTTCTATCTACGaccccatatttatttatatatatttccatttccacctaaaagaaaattttaaatgggATGAGATGTAACAAATTCTCATACTAgctcttacttttttttttcaatttcaattttttatttttaaaaaattaagaatacgTTTGAtactgattttaaaaaatgtttgtattccttttaatacttaaaaatatttacctttcaagtataaaaaaaagggtagaaacatttcataaaatcactacaaaacgcactttaaatcatattaaaaataaaatacaatttataaacaaataaatactataaatatttatggttttatgaaaaatgaaacttcaccaaaaaaactttttaaaaataatgaattaattggaGTGAGATACCATCATAGGCATACCcacttaagtttttttaaagaattctCAAGACCTAAAATGCTTTTATCTTTTCCCAAACTCATTCTATCATAGACAACGAGAGACAAGGTGGGCCTGAATGAGGTGGAACCTCCTTGATCCAttcctttttccctttctaTCTAATCCTTGTTACAGGGTGATCAAAGCTATCAAAGAGCCTCTTGATGAGTGATTCTATGATGGTTAGAAGCTCTTTGTTCATCTCGTTGTGCATAtctaattcatttctttttccttttctcatcaCCCAATAATAATTAAAGGTATTAAAGAGCtcatttgagaatgattttaaaaaggttAGAAGTACTTTACAATATTTAGaagaatttttttagtttacagGAATTAGgtgttagaattttatttttttaaattacatttaaaaatcacttaaaataattcttgaacaaagaaataattatttttcggTTCCATATCATGTTGGGgaaacaaatttcaaaactttttatttttttatatttaaaaacaattataaagaAAGTACTACCGATGAAAAACACTACCATGTAAAACCTCGGAATCACTATACACGAtctcaaaaaatctaaaaagtaCCGAAATCTTTGTCCTAGAATGCTAATAATGTGGTATGTTAACTTAACCAGTTAAAAGTAGCCTCCAAGTGCATGTCCCATATTTTTTGGGTCATTGCCCATGTGCCCACGTGCTAAAACACTAATTCTCCTCACTACAACGAAGACATGGTAGGTTTAATCTCTCCATCTATCAACCGTGTAGGGCATACATCCATGATTTTAAAAGACAACATTGATATCATATTAAACTATCAATTTAATACCTAAAGGATATTTGTCACTATCTCGTCTACGAAGGGATTGTCTCTGTAAACCTTTTGGTAACATGCAGTTTTCTTACTGACCAGCTCTAAAAACAtagaagaatattttatttttaaaaaaatggtagatCTTATGGGCCCAAATCATCTCATGAATCATACGCCGACATAGAAAAAGTAATTTGCACATTATGAAAACCACTCCTGTCAGTCATCCTAATAGGCCTATTATCCCCATCAACACTTTTTCCTTGGCGGGTAAACGTCAGCGACCAGTGGCCTGGTGTTTTATGCTCAAACACATCATGTGGCACTACTTTCTCCAGTCTTATTCTTAGAGTAATTGACAAATACTATCAACACCTACCTACTTACTTAAAAGCATGCATGGTTTCTTAGAGTCatgataaaaaatggaaaactaaaaaaataaataaaaaggaagaagcAGTCGCCCCCCCGACAGGGGTCGGAATGGTCCATGAAAAGATAACCTAGAGCACATGGTTTTAAGCCCGGAAAATCTTATGATGATTTCTGTCTGATTTTCTTAACCACATGCATGCATGCTCCCCAGTCATTAACATGACTAATAATTTAAGGTAGATGGATTTGCATTCCAACATTCAAATTATCGTCCAGAAACAAGCATCCATCTGTTCATGGATTCTGACAAAACATAGCCTCCAGCTTTTGATGGAAATGGCTTTAATTAATTGATAAGTACTCCTCCAAGGAATCTCTTTTAAGTCCCACAACCATGAATTTAGTTTCATGGGAAGGTGATCAAGATGTTGGGGAACAAAACGCCGACACCATTACACTAATATAATCACATTTAGCTTTATCCTAAACGCCACTAAACCAAAGTTTGAGGCAATCGGTTCTGTGTTTGGTCAAGAATTTATTCGAAATGGGCTAGGAAGCATCATGTTGGGTGTGTTGGGTGTGTTGGGTGTGTGGCTGACCCGACCCCAGTTGGATATACGCAACTTTTCCCACGTATTTTACCAGATAATTAACCATGGACAATGTGGCTTGAGATCAGGATTGAGTCAGGAAATTCTATGTTAAGTAACATCCGATGaggaaattttcaaatatatttaaatgcGACTGTCGTGATGGGTTTTGGTAGTTTTATGAGACCACATGGGGAGGTATGGGCGTGAAACGTGTTGTTTTTAGCAAACTTGACGTGGCTTGGGGCGTGAGATGCTGAGTGTTTGGCGCACATGCGTTTGCTCACTTCTAGCCATATGTCTGCCAATATTTCACCATCTAAGGACAACCAAAGCTTGATTGCTTGATCAAGAGTAGTAAGATACATCGATTTAACAAGAAGCCTCTGACACTGTATATCTAATAGATTTTCTTGAATCATATGAATACATCTTGAAGGTATATTACAGATATTTGGCTTCATCTTTCTTCATTCTAATTTGATGCATGTCTTGTTTGTTTTGTGACCTCCAAATGTTTGAAGTCTATAATTAAATCTAATGTTTTTTCTTGCTTTCATCTTATATGTTTAGTatttaaaaacatcaaatataAGGTTCAATTCTATTAGTATTTTTcacatattatttaaataaatgtcTTATCTTAGAGTCAGTTAGTTCAATTGGCAAttagatttaatatttttctttgcctacattttttatgtttaacatTTAAAAACGTCAAGTATAAGTTTCTACTAGTATTTTTCACATGTTTGAATAAATATCTTATCTTAAAGTCGGTTACtccaattaaaaattaatttaatatttttctttgcttaCATTTTATATGTTTAGCATCTAAAGATGTCAAGTATAAGCttatattagtatttttcatGTGTTGTTTGAATAAATGTCATATCTTAAAGTTGATTAATtcgattgaaaattaatttaatatttttctgtACTTACATTTTGTATGTTTAGCATTTAAAAACGTTAAGTATAAGcttctattaatatttttttatgtgttGTTTGAAGAAATGTCTTATCTTAAAGTCGATTAGttcaattgaaaattaatttaatatttttctgtACTTATATTTTGTATGTTTAGCATTTAAAAACGTCAAATATAAGCTTCTATTAGTACTTTTTGTGTGTTGTTTGAATAAATGTCTTATCTAAAAGTCGATTAGttcaattgaaaattaatttaatatttttctgtACTTATATTTTGTATGTTTAGCATTTAAAGACGTCAAGTATAAGCTTCTATTAGTATTTTTCATGTGTTGTTTAAATAAATGTCTTATTTTAGACTTCACAAGAGAGATTTATCACAATCTCATGAAACATAATAAggaattttatttgtttaatttcaaaattttatattaggatTTAAGGTTTATAACATTAATCTAGTTTTATTAAGTAGAAGTTATTCCGAACAAAACTTATATGAAGTTTCTATGGGTATcgtgggaaaaaaaattatcattgtaCAAATCCCATTTCTCATTGACTTaaggtttttaataaaaaccatATGATAAGTATATACAAAACTCAAATGGACCACATGATATGAACCATATGAATATGTACATTCAAAACTCAAAATGGACCACATCGTCTTCACCAACCCATATGAATATTACCTTTGATTCCAACTCTTTTTATTCTCTCTTATGTAATCCTaactaataaattatattttcaaaaaaaacatCGATAGCATATCTCATTTCCTAACTTGTAGTTTCATGTGACTCAAATCTTCCTTTGTCTCTCATATCAATTGTTGAATCGGGTTTTAATTATCTCatctaaaaactaatttaaatcTACTAAAAATAGGGTAAACCACCATATGATATTCACGGTCACCGTActtatcttttaaattaaaaataacattttcgcATCCCAACAAAAtgtaaataaaagcaaaagctATGATTGGTAAGTAGAAGGTAGGTAAGTAGCATGTTTGGAAATTTTGAAGGGGAGAGTGGAGGCTGCAAGTAAGTTAATGCACCAAACAGTGATGCAGTCCAAGaatctttcaaaaatatttcattataataataaaCCCCACATAAGGACAAGTAAATCAAATTTGTTTTCACAAACATAAAGTTAATAAATCCAGTGCTTTTGCCTTTAAAAATGATGGTAGTTACCAATGGTTGGTCCATGTTCTAGAAAAGGGGCAGGCACCCTCTTATTATCTTATCATTATTACCAGTAATCTCATCTTTTCCAATCTcctagaaaggaaaaaaaattaagggccaataaaaaaatggaattaaataaaattggatAATGGGGTTTGAGACCTTTGGAACTTCCCTGGCACATGTCTGTCGCTTTCAGTGACAATTTAATATCTTTTAACCAAGAAGAAAGAATATAGAGACCAACAATTTTCTAGTTTCTATCTATTCCAACTGTCAAccctttcataattttaatttgtagtTAGGTCTAATTAAACTACAATTTTATCATTAATTAGTCATGTCAACTTAGAATTcaactaaaattttgatataaaatttgggACTAAAGTcaatttaatgtaatttaagCTATCattaaagttttaattttaatttgggaGCCAACCACTCGCCACAATTGGGGATTTGCGTTTAaatttgcttattttaaaatgaatgcACCCACCAATTTAAAGTGTTGactataaacttttttttcatGGTATATTCCTTGTTAGCATATTaggatttatttcaaaatactTTTCTAAACTATtctcaattgtattaaaaaataaaattttatatatctacaacaaacattttttttaaatttattcttcattttttaaattattacttttaatactttctaaaaaaaaatgaaaatatcttaaatttatttttaaaataaattattaaaaacttatttttttatcaaaaaaattatcaagtatgttttctaaattaaaaagcACACCATTGCCAAACATGCCCTTAATTGCTTGCATTAGAAAGGATACGCATGATTGGAGTGTTCTCGTAGATAGACGGGAAACTGAGGGTTTATTGGTAAGTGCCGTTGGCTCCAAAAAGTGGAAAAGCGAAGCTGGTTTTGCCCCTAGGAATGGGGCCGGGCCCGCTTGCCCGGCCCATTCATTGTAACAGCAAAAGATGCGGTTTTACCATTTTGGCCCTGCCCCGCGCCCCTATAAATTGGAACCTTCCTTCTCCTTTCGCTGGggctttcctttctctcttagTTTCTTCCTTCTCAGAGGTTTTTTAACAAACAGTTGGGGAAATGGCCAAAGGTGGTGGTGGGAAGCTGACGAAGCTGAAGTCAGTGATAAAGAAATGGCAGTCAATTGGGAAGCTTGGGCGGGCAAACGGCAGCTCAATTGCCGCCGCGAGCCCCTCGGACGACGACAGCGACTCCAGAGACCTCCACCCGGTCTACGTGGGTAAGTCGCGGCGGCGCTACCTCGTTGGCTCCGACGTCATGGAGCACCCACTGTTCCGGGAGCTGGTGGAACGGTCCGGAGACTCCGACACGGTAAACGTTGCATGTGAGGTGGTACTGTTCGAACACCTCCTCTGGATGCTTGAAAATGCTGATCCCCGCCCAGAATCACTGGAGGAGCTGGTTGAGTTCTATGCCTGCTAATCGCTTGTAGACATGAAATAACCGCTGAAGAGGATGATTCCATTCCTGGGTACGGACTCATCCACAGAGTACAAGAAAAAAAGTTGTAAATTTTTTCAAGGCAATAATGATTAGCGGTGTAGAAATCAAAGATGATAGAGAGAATTGAGAAGCGACGTTTAACCCATTTCACATCGGCTAATCTCGAGGGGCGGTGGGCCCGATGAGAACTATGGCTTTTGcatattatttatatctatatGTATAATGTTATATTCTTCTCTGTTCATTCTCAGGTGTATAATGTTTATTCTTAATCTTCATTCGTAAATCTGTTTCATCCAGCTAattccttcttcttcttgtagTTGATCgtcttttaatttctattttggTTTTGGTGGGTGTTTGGAAACCTTGAAATCAgatgaaaaatcaaatgaaaatcgGTGGTGGATAGTGAGACGTGTAGAACAGGGCTGTAACCTGCGTTTTTCATGATGATAGATTAACAGAAGTTGGGCCATTCAGCTTTTAGTCCTTGAAACAAGGATAAAGTTCAGTGACTGTCTACAAGCAGTACAGCGTCCCAAACAGATCATACAATGTTGTAATAATATTATTACAAccgtaaataaaataatttgggCAAGACCACGAATCATACAATATTGCTGTCGCAGTcagtaatataatttttgttgagACAGCAATTAGAATTAAGGTGATTATAATATCAAACCAAAGGATTGTATAATTTAAGTTACTAATGATTGGGTGGTTAGAGATGCCCTGGAGGGTACACGGGCACACCCCACTTACACTAAACAATATCCAATGACTTTCTTTCCACATCTTGCTAAGTGGAAGACACGAAATTTGTTTAGTACACGGAATGGTCTTAGAAGATGTAAGGCTGTAACGCGTTTCCATCCTGCCTTTGCCAACCATAAAGCTCTCTGCCCTACTAAACAAGTCCTGATTTATGATTACAATCGGTTTGACCTCATCACGCCGTATATGTTAATAAGATGTGAAAAATATGATCATCGGAAGACTGAGGATaaaaacaatgattttaaattatgtaTTAGAATTCGATCAAAACTTCCATATGATAGCAACTCTTTTTCATGATTAATTAAGTGGGTTGATGAAACTATAGCGGCTTTAACATCAAAGTGATGGTGATTGAAATTTTTGTCAATTTTAAGGACCATGTTAAAAGGTTGCTTTTGATTCCGACAAGGGTTAGGTTTTGAGGAAGGAAGAAACCCAAAACTTTTTGAAGTTCATGTATGTGGATACTGGATGGTTATTACAACAAAAAATGACACAACTATTAATgcaaatttcttgttttatattgGAGTTTAATATATGAATTTAGTGTTGAATTGGGTTTGGTTGTAACGTTGGAAGAAGACAAGAAAAGTCGTAAAAGATGCTGGCCTTATTTTGCGGCTTTTTCATGGAGAGATGCCCCAatcatcttttttattatacCATGCTTGTCCTTATTTTTGGATGaaatataagattattttaacCTAGTTTTTTAGTACCATATAAATTGTTAATGCAATGGTTTCATTTCTTTATGATAAGTACTTTGATCCAATGGTCTAAATTTAATCATAACATTTTTTGTAAAGTGTACTGTTTAGTGAGGTTATTTGAGTCATTTAAGTGGGGAATGAAGTCACAGAGAGACCCCAAAGAGCAGCCCACGTGGGGAGTAGGCCTAGAAATCGGATTTGGCAAGTGGGTGGGCCTTATAATTCTCACGGGTTCATGTTGTCTATGTGATTTTTGTCCGCAAATTAATGAATACATGGATTGAATACTGATGCCACTCGGGAGAGGTGGGGGTGGAGGGAATGTCTTTGAGTCTTCGAGTGTAATATGCCAACCACTCGTACGTGCAAATCCAGCGTATCAACCATTATGATTACAAATCAAATGCAACAAAATCATCTTATTtcgaattttaatattttaatattctaaCTCCCAATTAAAAAGACACGAAAATGGTGGagtatttggaaaaaatattttttttcttataaacctcactttctttctattttctttcagaGTCTTTACTCCTTCATTTCTTTCCCCACACGTAAAATTCttctctaaaataaaatttggtaattatagttttttacttaatattcTAAAACCaacatttctttttaattaaaaaaaacctacTTTTTGAGAAGACTCcaaaaatgatttgaattaaattgATGGATGGAACCAAATGATGGCAGGAATGGAAGGAAAATTGGCAGTGGACCAAGACCCGAAGCATGTTTAGGAGACAAGTGTGGCCCTGggctaagaggacaaaatgagGATGAAAAGGGTCTCCAGCCACCACACTGCCAGgcattcaaaatcaaaatcaccCCAAACAACAGCCGAAGATTGCGCTTGAAACGACCGTTCACTTTCTTTGTCAATCCTGTAACAGTCTTTCACAATTACCACTCCTCTCACACTATCTTGGAACGAAAGTTCCTCTTCTCTCTCCAACACCCGATAACCTTTCCGTGAATTTATGAAAAAGCCAATCAATCCtgtttcaatttaaattatatggatGGGGTTATCGTTCATATTCTTATCTGAAAAGAGGTAGAAAATGAGTAGAATAATCTCCAGATGTCAACATCGCTAGCCAGGTTAGGCCATCACCTATTAGGTACGATGCGCttcttttttgttatttcaaCCAAGTTGGAATTCAAAACAACAGCTACTAGGCTCCAAGGATGGTAAAAACAAAAGACACGACATGTGATGTCTATAAACCCTGAAATCCCACGTTCTCACCTCCCGAACTACTTGAACACTGTAATGGCTTGTCTTGCAGAAAGACCAAAGAGCAGGAGAGAGCGACGACTAGAAGAATCAAACGGATGGGGGAAGAGTCAAGACTGTGAGTAGAGAAAAAGAGGTCAAGGAAAACGAAGGGTGCATATGGGATGAGGAAGGGAGGACCGATATGACGTGGATGATAATCTACTCGGCCATTCTCATACCAAAACACATGTGCTTTCTACCAATTGTGTCGGGAGAATTTCTgcttgtgggggccttctcagTCTTCCCCTTCCTcatttttacatgtttttcatgGTTAATTTTATATCCCCTCCCCTTCATCTCAATCTCAGTCTTTTCATTCTATGTCAAACCTCCTGTATTAAATGTACTCAATTCCACTATTTTATTGAACAACTCCTATCTCTACTGGTTAATCAATCTGCCTACGAATAGacttaattgattcaatttaattcaaatcAAATCTAATGAACCGCATTTAGATTTTAACAACTACATGGAATCAAATACAATGAAGTCAACTTGGAACATGATTGAACAGTTGATAGAATCCAAATATGCTTTTCCCATTTGTAAGGTAGCAGTATATTGTATGAATGGTTCAAATTAGGGAAGACAAATGGCTGCCAACATCCACCACAACTTCCCCATGCTAGTCAATTTTAATGATGATAAAAGTACACTCTATTTAACTAAACAAAGTTAACACTTgcttaaatcaattttaatcatCACTCGGAGTGCAACTCAGTCATAATGCCCTCTTATGATAAACCAATACCATGTTGGATTGActgaatataaaacaaaataggaTGGTTAAAATATTGTTTGTATATCATCTTTAATATAAGAAGGACTAGACATATTTTCCTacctttttttatgatattatatttaatatatgtactattttgatatattatatttaatatatatatatatatatatatatgcaattttttatttataaaatttaaatattattaataaaaaaaatacaaaattaattactaaattataaattgttaaacattttattagtattccatatttttttatagcatagtctttattttaaacaaatatcaaacattggaagataaatatgttttccatttcatttttttattcattttataaagcTAAATATAAGTGTTTCATAATATATGTCATTAGATATAGtactttaaaatatcatattgtattaaaaataatatagtgGGCTATTATTGAATATATGTATCCCAATTCCTATCCATTGAGATATCGTAGGATATAGatattgtatcattttttatacaatcaaccaaatataatacaaatatCTTAAGTTTAATGAGAATCTTtatatcgaaaaaaaaaattgtaactccaaattcttaaaaactaaCAAGATCTTAGGCATAAAGTTGGATTTATAGgtatataagaaaaattgataTGATTAAAGCTAAACATGAATATGTCACACAAAGTAATGAGATCAAATGAGATCCCACATATGATACAAAGTAATAACAAATCAAGGTGAAATTGCATTACACACTTGGCACCCCCTGATTGGCAATACGTTTTCGGTAAGGTAACCCTTGGTGGTACAGTTTAACACAATAGTAGTGTTGGAGACTGGGCCGGATCAGCTGGGCCTGGGGCCCATTAGGCCCAACAACAAAGTTTACTAAAAATAGCCCAACCTAACATTACAAAGCTCAAATCCACCAACCGCCCTTCCATTTTTACCTTTCATTTTTTGGGACTCACAAAATCACAGGCCCATTACGAAAAACACGACCAACTTCAAGCATCTTCTATGTCTCGCTTTATAAATCATATGTTCAATTCCACCACCAAAATTTTCCGATTTGATTCGCGGGAACCAAACAGCAATGTGTATGCCTGAGAAAACGATGCATTTGGGCGCTGTGACGACGCTGCTGCTGGCGTCGCAGTTCATGATTTTCATCCCAGCCGTCGTCTCCGACAAAACCAAGCACATTCCCTCCGATACCTCCAAGCTAGACGCCTGGATCGCCACCAACATCCGGGAATACCGGCAGCGAATATGGGAGAGCAAAAAGGGCCTGCACTCATCTCTCGATCCTATACTCGTCGCCGCCGAGGCAGAAGTGAATGTGATCAAGGTCAGAAAAGATGGCACCGGCGATTTCAAGACGATCACCGACGCTCTCAACAGCATCCCCAAGGGCAACCTCAAGCGCACCGTCATATGGATCGGCGGCGGCGAGTACTGGGAGAAGATCA
Above is a window of Vitis vinifera cultivar Pinot Noir 40024 chromosome 11, ASM3070453v1 DNA encoding:
- the LOC100244113 gene encoding auxin-responsive protein SAUR77, which codes for MAKGGGGKLTKLKSVIKKWQSIGKLGRANGSSIAAASPSDDDSDSRDLHPVYVGKSRRRYLVGSDVMEHPLFRELVERSGDSDTVNVACEVVLFEHLLWMLENADPRPESLEELVEFYAC